The Haloarcula rubripromontorii region GGCCGACGCCGGCTACGACGTGACGGTCCCGTTTGAACCGGGCCGGACAGACGCGACGCCAGAACAGACCGACGTCGACTCTTTCGAGGCACTCAAGCCGAGAGCCGACGGCTTCCGGAACTACGTCCGTGACGACGTCGACGTGCCGGCCGAAGCGCTACTCGTGGATAGAGCGGACCTCCTAGACCTGACTCCCGAGGAAATGACCGTGCTGGTCGGCGGGCTCCGCTCGCTGGGTGCGACGTATCAGGGCTCCGATCTGGGCGTGTTCACCGACGAACCGGGAACGTTGACAAACGACTTCTTCGAGGTCGTTCTCAGTATGGATACGGAGTGGGAGCCCGTCTCGGAGTCGAAAGACGTCTTCGAGGGGTACGACCGAGAGACGGGTGAACAGCGGTGGGAGGCGTCCCGCGTCGACCTGATATTCGGGTCTCATGCCCGACTGCGCGCCATTGCGGAGGTCTACGGCGCTGACGACGCCGAGGCCGACCTCGTCGACGAGTTCGTCGACGCGTGGCACAAGGTGATGTGTCTCGACCGCTTCGACCTCGACTAGATTCCTGCGAGGCGTCGTTTCACTCACTCGCTCCGCGGTCAGAGCGTTTCCTCGATAAACTGAGAGACGATGCGGTCCTCGGCAGTCCGGAGCTGATACTGCACGGTCGACCGAGGCTCGTCTAATATCGATGCGAGGTCTTTGACCGAGACCTCCCGCGGTCGCTCGTAGTAGCCGTGGGTCACGGCGGCTTTGAGTACCCGCCACTGCTGGGGCGAGAAGTTCGTCGCGACGCGTTCGGTGGCCTTCCAGTTTCCGGCACTGGTGATATGGGACACTGAGAGTGTGACGCCATCGCGGAGGTTCGATTCGATTCTGTCGTACACCTTGCCGATGGGGTTTGACCCCGGATAGAGGACGCGCCAGCGGTACTCGTTGCCCGTCCGTCGAGATTCGAAGATAGTCCCCTCACTGACGTGCCGGTGCAGGAAACTCGGCAGCGACTGACAGCCGCTGATCTCACGACGGAGCGTGTACACTGTTCGCGATGTCTCCCCGCGGTCCAGCACGTGGTACGTCCGCGCTGTCTCACAGCTCACGACGTCGAAACACTCGTTACAGCGGTCTTCGTCCAGGAAGACCTCGTCGAACGCATGCAGCGCTTCGGGTGTCCCCTTCGCGTGGTCGAGTCGCCACATATGGTCGTCACCGACGAAGATGGCCGAGGACCATACAGAGAGACTTTCGTACTGTCGAAACACGTCCATCAGGCTATCGGCTCCTGCGTCGAACTGCAGGACGAATTCGAACTCGCGTGTTTCATCGACTGCGGCCTGTGATTCAGTCATTTGGCTATTACTAACTTTAGAGAGTCGTTATAAGTCTGTTACTGGTCCGTCAAGCACAGGTCTGTTTATTTGGTTGACTATTGATAAAACACTCTGTCGGTTCACCCTTGCCCTCACGTTCGCAGGGACGGGACTGCGAGAGCGGACTTTCGACAGCCATGATAACAGACTCACGTCACCGTTTTGTGGCAGCCCGGCCAAGCGGTGGCATGGTCCCGTCCTCCCCTGATGATAACCCCGTCGACACCTCCACCGGCCCTCAGGCAACCGACGGCAGTGTCGAAGACCTTTCCGAGGAAGAACTGTACGCGATTGTTCGGGTGGCTACCGAGGACGCAGTACTTGGCGCGCTCGGCACGCTCATGTTTGTCGGTATCGGCATCGTACTGGTCTCCTGGGGCGCAGCGTTACTAATGTCAGCAACGCCGCTTCCAGCGGCTATCGGCGTGGTACTCGTCCTGTTCGGTGCATACCTCGCGCTATCGAGCCTCCGCATGATCCCGCCCGTCCGCGAGTGGGTCTGAGGCGGTCGGGTATCTCTGTTCACCGGCCTGTCGTCCAGCTCCGACGAAATCCGGATACGAGCTATACCCGACCGTGGCACTCCGGAACCTCTTTTGTCGGGCG contains the following coding sequences:
- a CDS encoding helix-turn-helix domain-containing protein — translated: MTESQAAVDETREFEFVLQFDAGADSLMDVFRQYESLSVWSSAIFVGDDHMWRLDHAKGTPEALHAFDEVFLDEDRCNECFDVVSCETARTYHVLDRGETSRTVYTLRREISGCQSLPSFLHRHVSEGTIFESRRTGNEYRWRVLYPGSNPIGKVYDRIESNLRDGVTLSVSHITSAGNWKATERVATNFSPQQWRVLKAAVTHGYYERPREVSVKDLASILDEPRSTVQYQLRTAEDRIVSQFIEETL